Proteins from one Heptranchias perlo isolate sHepPer1 chromosome 42, sHepPer1.hap1, whole genome shotgun sequence genomic window:
- the LOC137306269 gene encoding protein FAM187B-like, translated as MLGLYPALIIVVSVSRMPVTCTGKAVACFPNRPCKIPFVTRNPATLICPNGPAQARTVSWIYFNSSDPGSRAVPLVGEGVESAAEHSLNDLQSRSELRSTNLLIRSPSLYDSGLYICKVADKTLAYYEADIQDIDTVHLSGKSIGVSALPNRNLELGRRHLEMFTLWNAWEDCDRCDLPGERRRLGFCYARLRDVDEMAVPCGLMVFEEGQSLPRRGPELSLEPCYVPCSTDSAYGSEVHRHELPGRHFMWLNDPRVLLFETYLVNINDNVTFRCPEASIYTPVSWQRNSSVVTRLKLSKDLSSTHSLDEATGGSAYSIRKVQMADEGVYKCFVYEKLAASFHLRVYDPFRQHKAVAGSALGLIWYTLGSIAVVSVLLLLLTFLYAYCSQTRRRHIMQW; from the coding sequence ATGTTGGGGTTGTACCCCGCTTTGATCATCGTGGTTTCGGTCAGCAGGATGCCTGTGACTTGCACGGGAAAAGCTGTCGCGTGTTTCCCCAATCGACCCTGTAAGATTCCCTTTGTCACCCGCAATCCGGCCACTCTGATCTGTCCGAACGGGCCGGCACAGGCGAGGACAGTCTCCTGGATATACTTCAACAGCTCAGACCCTGGGTCCAGGGCAGTgccactggtgggagagggagtggagtcagcggccgAGCATTCTCTGAACGACCTGCAATCGCGCTCTGAGCTCCGCTCCACAAACCTGCTCATCAGATCCCCCTCGCTCTATGACTCGGGCTTGTATATCTGCAAAGTTGCGGATAAAACTCTGGCATATTACGAGGCCGACATCCAGGATATCGACACGGTGCACCTGTCCGGGAAATCCATCGGGGTTTCGGCGTTACCGAACCGCAACCTGGAACTGGGGCGGAGGCACCTTGAGATGTTCACCCTGTGGAACGCGTGGGAGGATTGCGATCGCTGCGACCTCCCGGGGGAGAGGAGGCGACTGGGATTCTGCTACGCCCGGCTCAGGGATGTGGACGAGATGGCGGTGCCTTGTGGACTGATGGTATTTGAGGAAGGGCAGAGTCTCCCTCGGCGGGGCCCCGAGCTCTCCCTCGAGCCATGTTATGTGCCCTGTTCCACCGACTCCGCCTATGGCTCTGAAGTTCACCGCCACGAACTGCCGGGGAGACACTTTATGTGGCTGAATGACCCGCGGGTGCTCCTGTTTGAAACCTATCTCGTTAATATCAATGACAACGTGACATTCAGATGCCCCGAGGCATCCATTTACACTCCCGTCTCCTGGCAAAGGAATTCCTCAGTGGTCACACGCCTGAAGCTGTCCAAAGATCTCAGTAGCACGCATTCACTGGATGAAGCGACCGGGGGGAGTGCCTACAGCATCAGGAAGGTCCAGATGGCGGACGAGGGAGTGTACAAGTGCTTCGTGTACGAGAAGTTGGCTGCTTCCTTTCACCTCAGAGTTTATGACCCGTTCAGACAACACAAGGCGGTGGCAGGCAGCGCTTTGGGGCTCATCTGGTACACTCTGGGCTCCATTGCAGTGGTCTCCGTTCTGCTGCTGTTGTTGACTTTCCTGTACGCTTACTGCAGCCAGACCCGCCGCCGCCACATCATGCAGTGGTGA